In Balearica regulorum gibbericeps isolate bBalReg1 chromosome 14, bBalReg1.pri, whole genome shotgun sequence, one genomic interval encodes:
- the LOC142603855 gene encoding lateral signaling target protein 2 homolog isoform X2, whose product MLPAALRRWLRRPKRSDPRLLAQFFFADERVTRVVAEINGLDAELDPQQYLVLLNQLHLSQAHLLAILERIMEECIPTQRHSRDYLVKFPEELLVDNLGNHMLFAAECLLAGTFLEVEEADGAHLRPQARNLLCSLELVRTVLREQSLSQPGSYPEPVRALLVQFDRLFAEFELSYVSSLVAVKSPEEIYRQQEIIVLFCETVQRALHLGYLTQEMIDGYEPLLMFTIPRLAIISGLLIYPEGPLSLERSPEQMSRVFSPFHNLLKKIRDLLRVLSVEELCLLERSLCTAESEDPCTPTTPPAWGAAVPRADAPAPWGLLEVPCATPQPLTCTAWLGPPGMVNDLGTNRRWGPQPPGSSPGLDTTPGACSSELRSRYSSTKDMLHTLFVCISGVADQLQTNFASDLRSILKTVFKIVASQAEPLEEPSASQEEDSDPCVANASRVPDCPLCSSPAEAAGLQRAGGAHRLPEWVPDSTCNQCSTCRSPFTLLRRRHHCRSCGKIFCARCSPHAAALPHYGQLKPVRVCTHCYVTHLSPTPRRAQSQ is encoded by the exons CGCTCCGACCCCCGCCTGCTCGCCCAGTTCTTCTTTGCCGATGAAAGGGTGACGCGGGTGGTGGCCGAGATCAACGGGCTGGATGCCGAGCTGGACCCGCAGCAGTACCTGGTGCTCCTCAATCAGCTCCACCTCAGCCAG GCTCACCTGCTGGCCATCCTGGAGCGGATCATGGAGGAGTGCATTCCCACGCAGCGGCACAGCCGTGACTACCTTGTCAAGTTCCCCGAGGAACTCTTGGTAGACAACCTGGGGAACCACATGCTATTTGCTGCCGAG TGTCTCCTGGCTGGGACCTTCCTGGAGGTAGAGGAGGCGGATGGGGCGCACCTGCGGCCCCAGGCCAGGAACCTGCTGTGCAGCCTGGAGCTGGTGCGGACGGTGCTGCGGGAGCAGAGCCTGAGCCAGCCTGGCTCCTATCCGGAGCCTGTCCGGGCTCTGCTTGTCCAGTTTGACCGGCTCTTTGCAGAGTTCGAACTGAG CTACGTGTCCTCGCTGGTGGCAGTGAAGTCTCCTGAGGAGATCTACAGGCAGCAGGAGATCATCGTGCTCTTTTGTGAGACAGTGCAGAG agCCCTGCACCTGGGCTACCTGACCCAGGAGATGATCGATGGCTATGAACCCCTGCTGATGTTCACCATCCCTCGCCTAGCCATTATCAG TGGCCTCCTCATCTACCCTGAGGGTCCCCTCAGCCTGGAGCGGAGCCCTGAGCAGATGTCCCGGGTCTTCAGCCCCTTCCACAACCTCCTGAAGAAGATCAG GGACCTGCTGCGCGTGCTGTCGGTGGAGGAGCTCTGCCTGCTGGAGAGGAGCCTGTGCACAGCTGAATCGGAGGATCCCTGCACTCCGACCACCCCCCCAGCTTGGGGAGCAGCGGTGCCCAGAGCAGATGCCCCTGCTCCCTGGGGTCTCCTGGAGGTCCCCTGCgccaccccacagcccctcacCTGCACGGCATGGCTGGGACCCCCTGGCATGGTGAACGACCTGGGCACCAACCGACGGTGGGG cccccagccccctggAAGCAGCCCGGGGCTCGACACCACCCCGGGTGCCTGCAGCTCAGAGCTGCGCTCCCGCTACAGCAGCACCAAGGACATGCTGCACACCCTCTTTGTCTGCATCTCAG GGGTGGCCGATCAGCTCCAGACCAACTTTGCCAGTGACCTGCGGAGCATCTTGAAAACGGTCTTCAAGATTGTCGCCTCGCAGGCAGAGCCCTTGGAGGAGCCGAGTGCCAGCC AGGAAGAGGACAGTGACCCGTGTGTGGCAAATGCTTCTCGCGTGCCTGACTGTcccctgtgctccagccctgcagaagcTGCCGGGCTCCAGAGGGCAG GAGGTGCCCACCGCCTGCCCGAGTGGGTGCCGGACAGCACGTGCAACCAGTGCTCCACATGCCGCTCACCCTTCACCCTGCTGCGCCGCAGGCACCACTGCCGCAGCTGTGGGAAG ATCTTCTGTGCCCGCTGCTCGCCACATGCTGCGGCGCTGCCGCACTACGGCCAGCTGAAACCTGTGCGCGTCTGCACGCACTGCTACGTCACGCACCTTTCGCCCACGCCCCGGCGCGCCCAGAGCCAGTGA
- the LOC142603855 gene encoding lateral signaling target protein 2 homolog isoform X1: MLPAALRRWLRRPKRSDPRLLAQFFFADERVTRVVAEINGLDAELDPQQYLVLLNQLHLSQAHLLAILERIMEECIPTQRHSRDYLVKFPEELLVDNLGNHMLFAAECLLAGTFLEVEEADGAHLRPQARNLLCSLELVRTVLREQSLSQPGSYPEPVRALLVQFDRLFAEFELSYVSSLVAVKSPEEIYRQQEIIVLFCETVQRALHLGYLTQEMIDGYEPLLMFTIPRLAIISGLLIYPEGPLSLERSPEQMSRVFSPFHNLLKKIRDLLRVLSVEELCLLERSLCTAESEDPCTPTTPPAWGAAVPRADAPAPWGLLEVPCATPQPLTCTAWLGPPGMVNDLGTNRRWGCVAGREQSRDGRSLPAGTGTFCATSGVTVTPLCSPQPPGSSPGLDTTPGACSSELRSRYSSTKDMLHTLFVCISGVADQLQTNFASDLRSILKTVFKIVASQAEPLEEPSASQEEDSDPCVANASRVPDCPLCSSPAEAAGLQRAGGAHRLPEWVPDSTCNQCSTCRSPFTLLRRRHHCRSCGKIFCARCSPHAAALPHYGQLKPVRVCTHCYVTHLSPTPRRAQSQ, encoded by the exons CGCTCCGACCCCCGCCTGCTCGCCCAGTTCTTCTTTGCCGATGAAAGGGTGACGCGGGTGGTGGCCGAGATCAACGGGCTGGATGCCGAGCTGGACCCGCAGCAGTACCTGGTGCTCCTCAATCAGCTCCACCTCAGCCAG GCTCACCTGCTGGCCATCCTGGAGCGGATCATGGAGGAGTGCATTCCCACGCAGCGGCACAGCCGTGACTACCTTGTCAAGTTCCCCGAGGAACTCTTGGTAGACAACCTGGGGAACCACATGCTATTTGCTGCCGAG TGTCTCCTGGCTGGGACCTTCCTGGAGGTAGAGGAGGCGGATGGGGCGCACCTGCGGCCCCAGGCCAGGAACCTGCTGTGCAGCCTGGAGCTGGTGCGGACGGTGCTGCGGGAGCAGAGCCTGAGCCAGCCTGGCTCCTATCCGGAGCCTGTCCGGGCTCTGCTTGTCCAGTTTGACCGGCTCTTTGCAGAGTTCGAACTGAG CTACGTGTCCTCGCTGGTGGCAGTGAAGTCTCCTGAGGAGATCTACAGGCAGCAGGAGATCATCGTGCTCTTTTGTGAGACAGTGCAGAG agCCCTGCACCTGGGCTACCTGACCCAGGAGATGATCGATGGCTATGAACCCCTGCTGATGTTCACCATCCCTCGCCTAGCCATTATCAG TGGCCTCCTCATCTACCCTGAGGGTCCCCTCAGCCTGGAGCGGAGCCCTGAGCAGATGTCCCGGGTCTTCAGCCCCTTCCACAACCTCCTGAAGAAGATCAG GGACCTGCTGCGCGTGCTGTCGGTGGAGGAGCTCTGCCTGCTGGAGAGGAGCCTGTGCACAGCTGAATCGGAGGATCCCTGCACTCCGACCACCCCCCCAGCTTGGGGAGCAGCGGTGCCCAGAGCAGATGCCCCTGCTCCCTGGGGTCTCCTGGAGGTCCCCTGCgccaccccacagcccctcacCTGCACGGCATGGCTGGGACCCCCTGGCATGGTGAACGACCTGGGCACCAACCGACGGTGGGGGTgtgtggcagggagggagcagagtCGGGATGGCAGATCCCTGCCTGCTGGGACGGGGACTTTTTGTGCAACCTCTGGGGTAACCGTCACCCCCCtgtgcagcccccagccccctggAAGCAGCCCGGGGCTCGACACCACCCCGGGTGCCTGCAGCTCAGAGCTGCGCTCCCGCTACAGCAGCACCAAGGACATGCTGCACACCCTCTTTGTCTGCATCTCAG GGGTGGCCGATCAGCTCCAGACCAACTTTGCCAGTGACCTGCGGAGCATCTTGAAAACGGTCTTCAAGATTGTCGCCTCGCAGGCAGAGCCCTTGGAGGAGCCGAGTGCCAGCC AGGAAGAGGACAGTGACCCGTGTGTGGCAAATGCTTCTCGCGTGCCTGACTGTcccctgtgctccagccctgcagaagcTGCCGGGCTCCAGAGGGCAG GAGGTGCCCACCGCCTGCCCGAGTGGGTGCCGGACAGCACGTGCAACCAGTGCTCCACATGCCGCTCACCCTTCACCCTGCTGCGCCGCAGGCACCACTGCCGCAGCTGTGGGAAG ATCTTCTGTGCCCGCTGCTCGCCACATGCTGCGGCGCTGCCGCACTACGGCCAGCTGAAACCTGTGCGCGTCTGCACGCACTGCTACGTCACGCACCTTTCGCCCACGCCCCGGCGCGCCCAGAGCCAGTGA
- the LOC142603855 gene encoding lateral signaling target protein 2 homolog isoform X4, with amino-acid sequence MLPAALRRWLRRPKRSDPRLLAQFFFADERVTRVVAEINGLDAELDPQQYLVLLNQLHLSQAHLLAILERIMEECIPTQRHSRDYLVKFPEELLVDNLGNHMLFAAECLLAGTFLEVEEADGAHLRPQARNLLCSLELVRTVLREQSLSQPGSYPEPVRALLVQFDRLFAEFELSYVSSLVAVKSPEEIYRQQEIIVLFCETVQRALHLGYLTQEMIDGYEPLLMFTIPRLAIISGLLIYPEGPLSLERSPEQMSRVFSPFHNLLKKIRDLLRVLSVEELCLLERSLCTAESEDPCTPTTPPAWGAAVPRADAPAPWGLLEVPCATPQPLTCTAWLGPPGMVNDLGTNRRWGPQPPGSSPGLDTTPGACSSELRSRYSSTKDMLHTLFVCISGVADQLQTNFASDLRSILKTVFKIVASQAEPLEEPSASRGAHRLPEWVPDSTCNQCSTCRSPFTLLRRRHHCRSCGKIFCARCSPHAAALPHYGQLKPVRVCTHCYVTHLSPTPRRAQSQ; translated from the exons CGCTCCGACCCCCGCCTGCTCGCCCAGTTCTTCTTTGCCGATGAAAGGGTGACGCGGGTGGTGGCCGAGATCAACGGGCTGGATGCCGAGCTGGACCCGCAGCAGTACCTGGTGCTCCTCAATCAGCTCCACCTCAGCCAG GCTCACCTGCTGGCCATCCTGGAGCGGATCATGGAGGAGTGCATTCCCACGCAGCGGCACAGCCGTGACTACCTTGTCAAGTTCCCCGAGGAACTCTTGGTAGACAACCTGGGGAACCACATGCTATTTGCTGCCGAG TGTCTCCTGGCTGGGACCTTCCTGGAGGTAGAGGAGGCGGATGGGGCGCACCTGCGGCCCCAGGCCAGGAACCTGCTGTGCAGCCTGGAGCTGGTGCGGACGGTGCTGCGGGAGCAGAGCCTGAGCCAGCCTGGCTCCTATCCGGAGCCTGTCCGGGCTCTGCTTGTCCAGTTTGACCGGCTCTTTGCAGAGTTCGAACTGAG CTACGTGTCCTCGCTGGTGGCAGTGAAGTCTCCTGAGGAGATCTACAGGCAGCAGGAGATCATCGTGCTCTTTTGTGAGACAGTGCAGAG agCCCTGCACCTGGGCTACCTGACCCAGGAGATGATCGATGGCTATGAACCCCTGCTGATGTTCACCATCCCTCGCCTAGCCATTATCAG TGGCCTCCTCATCTACCCTGAGGGTCCCCTCAGCCTGGAGCGGAGCCCTGAGCAGATGTCCCGGGTCTTCAGCCCCTTCCACAACCTCCTGAAGAAGATCAG GGACCTGCTGCGCGTGCTGTCGGTGGAGGAGCTCTGCCTGCTGGAGAGGAGCCTGTGCACAGCTGAATCGGAGGATCCCTGCACTCCGACCACCCCCCCAGCTTGGGGAGCAGCGGTGCCCAGAGCAGATGCCCCTGCTCCCTGGGGTCTCCTGGAGGTCCCCTGCgccaccccacagcccctcacCTGCACGGCATGGCTGGGACCCCCTGGCATGGTGAACGACCTGGGCACCAACCGACGGTGGGG cccccagccccctggAAGCAGCCCGGGGCTCGACACCACCCCGGGTGCCTGCAGCTCAGAGCTGCGCTCCCGCTACAGCAGCACCAAGGACATGCTGCACACCCTCTTTGTCTGCATCTCAG GGGTGGCCGATCAGCTCCAGACCAACTTTGCCAGTGACCTGCGGAGCATCTTGAAAACGGTCTTCAAGATTGTCGCCTCGCAGGCAGAGCCCTTGGAGGAGCCGAGTGCCAGCC GAGGTGCCCACCGCCTGCCCGAGTGGGTGCCGGACAGCACGTGCAACCAGTGCTCCACATGCCGCTCACCCTTCACCCTGCTGCGCCGCAGGCACCACTGCCGCAGCTGTGGGAAG ATCTTCTGTGCCCGCTGCTCGCCACATGCTGCGGCGCTGCCGCACTACGGCCAGCTGAAACCTGTGCGCGTCTGCACGCACTGCTACGTCACGCACCTTTCGCCCACGCCCCGGCGCGCCCAGAGCCAGTGA
- the LOC142603855 gene encoding lateral signaling target protein 2 homolog isoform X3 — MLPAALRRWLRRPKRSDPRLLAQFFFADERVTRVVAEINGLDAELDPQQYLVLLNQLHLSQAHLLAILERIMEECIPTQRHSRDYLVKFPEELLVDNLGNHMLFAAECLLAGTFLEVEEADGAHLRPQARNLLCSLELVRTVLREQSLSQPGSYPEPVRALLVQFDRLFAEFELSYVSSLVAVKSPEEIYRQQEIIVLFCETVQRALHLGYLTQEMIDGYEPLLMFTIPRLAIISGLLIYPEGPLSLERSPEQMSRVFSPFHNLLKKIRDLLRVLSVEELCLLERSLCTAESEDPCTPTTPPAWGAAVPRADAPAPWGLLEVPCATPQPLTCTAWLGPPGMVNDLGTNRRPQPPGSSPGLDTTPGACSSELRSRYSSTKDMLHTLFVCISGVADQLQTNFASDLRSILKTVFKIVASQAEPLEEPSASQEEDSDPCVANASRVPDCPLCSSPAEAAGLQRAGGAHRLPEWVPDSTCNQCSTCRSPFTLLRRRHHCRSCGKIFCARCSPHAAALPHYGQLKPVRVCTHCYVTHLSPTPRRAQSQ, encoded by the exons CGCTCCGACCCCCGCCTGCTCGCCCAGTTCTTCTTTGCCGATGAAAGGGTGACGCGGGTGGTGGCCGAGATCAACGGGCTGGATGCCGAGCTGGACCCGCAGCAGTACCTGGTGCTCCTCAATCAGCTCCACCTCAGCCAG GCTCACCTGCTGGCCATCCTGGAGCGGATCATGGAGGAGTGCATTCCCACGCAGCGGCACAGCCGTGACTACCTTGTCAAGTTCCCCGAGGAACTCTTGGTAGACAACCTGGGGAACCACATGCTATTTGCTGCCGAG TGTCTCCTGGCTGGGACCTTCCTGGAGGTAGAGGAGGCGGATGGGGCGCACCTGCGGCCCCAGGCCAGGAACCTGCTGTGCAGCCTGGAGCTGGTGCGGACGGTGCTGCGGGAGCAGAGCCTGAGCCAGCCTGGCTCCTATCCGGAGCCTGTCCGGGCTCTGCTTGTCCAGTTTGACCGGCTCTTTGCAGAGTTCGAACTGAG CTACGTGTCCTCGCTGGTGGCAGTGAAGTCTCCTGAGGAGATCTACAGGCAGCAGGAGATCATCGTGCTCTTTTGTGAGACAGTGCAGAG agCCCTGCACCTGGGCTACCTGACCCAGGAGATGATCGATGGCTATGAACCCCTGCTGATGTTCACCATCCCTCGCCTAGCCATTATCAG TGGCCTCCTCATCTACCCTGAGGGTCCCCTCAGCCTGGAGCGGAGCCCTGAGCAGATGTCCCGGGTCTTCAGCCCCTTCCACAACCTCCTGAAGAAGATCAG GGACCTGCTGCGCGTGCTGTCGGTGGAGGAGCTCTGCCTGCTGGAGAGGAGCCTGTGCACAGCTGAATCGGAGGATCCCTGCACTCCGACCACCCCCCCAGCTTGGGGAGCAGCGGTGCCCAGAGCAGATGCCCCTGCTCCCTGGGGTCTCCTGGAGGTCCCCTGCgccaccccacagcccctcacCTGCACGGCATGGCTGGGACCCCCTGGCATGGTGAACGACCTGGGCACCAACCGACG cccccagccccctggAAGCAGCCCGGGGCTCGACACCACCCCGGGTGCCTGCAGCTCAGAGCTGCGCTCCCGCTACAGCAGCACCAAGGACATGCTGCACACCCTCTTTGTCTGCATCTCAG GGGTGGCCGATCAGCTCCAGACCAACTTTGCCAGTGACCTGCGGAGCATCTTGAAAACGGTCTTCAAGATTGTCGCCTCGCAGGCAGAGCCCTTGGAGGAGCCGAGTGCCAGCC AGGAAGAGGACAGTGACCCGTGTGTGGCAAATGCTTCTCGCGTGCCTGACTGTcccctgtgctccagccctgcagaagcTGCCGGGCTCCAGAGGGCAG GAGGTGCCCACCGCCTGCCCGAGTGGGTGCCGGACAGCACGTGCAACCAGTGCTCCACATGCCGCTCACCCTTCACCCTGCTGCGCCGCAGGCACCACTGCCGCAGCTGTGGGAAG ATCTTCTGTGCCCGCTGCTCGCCACATGCTGCGGCGCTGCCGCACTACGGCCAGCTGAAACCTGTGCGCGTCTGCACGCACTGCTACGTCACGCACCTTTCGCCCACGCCCCGGCGCGCCCAGAGCCAGTGA
- the LOC142603855 gene encoding lateral signaling target protein 2 homolog isoform X5, whose translation MLPAALRRWLRRPKRSDPRLLAQFFFADERVTRVVAEINGLDAELDPQQYLVLLNQLHLSQAHLLAILERIMEECIPTQRHSRDYLVKFPEELLVDNLGNHMLFAAECLLAGTFLEVEEADGAHLRPQARNLLCSLELVRTVLREQSLSQPGSYPEPVRALLVQFDRLFAEFELSYVSSLVAVKSPEEIYRQQEIIVLFCETVQRALHLGYLTQEMIDGYEPLLMFTIPRLAIISGLLIYPEGPLSLERSPEQMSRVFSPFHNLLKKIRDLLRVLSVEELCLLERSLCTAESEDPCTPTTPPAWGAAVPRADAPAPWGLLEVPCATPQPLTCTAWLGPPGMVNDLGTNRRPQPPGSSPGLDTTPGACSSELRSRYSSTKDMLHTLFVCISGVADQLQTNFASDLRSILKTVFKIVASQAEPLEEPSASRGAHRLPEWVPDSTCNQCSTCRSPFTLLRRRHHCRSCGKIFCARCSPHAAALPHYGQLKPVRVCTHCYVTHLSPTPRRAQSQ comes from the exons CGCTCCGACCCCCGCCTGCTCGCCCAGTTCTTCTTTGCCGATGAAAGGGTGACGCGGGTGGTGGCCGAGATCAACGGGCTGGATGCCGAGCTGGACCCGCAGCAGTACCTGGTGCTCCTCAATCAGCTCCACCTCAGCCAG GCTCACCTGCTGGCCATCCTGGAGCGGATCATGGAGGAGTGCATTCCCACGCAGCGGCACAGCCGTGACTACCTTGTCAAGTTCCCCGAGGAACTCTTGGTAGACAACCTGGGGAACCACATGCTATTTGCTGCCGAG TGTCTCCTGGCTGGGACCTTCCTGGAGGTAGAGGAGGCGGATGGGGCGCACCTGCGGCCCCAGGCCAGGAACCTGCTGTGCAGCCTGGAGCTGGTGCGGACGGTGCTGCGGGAGCAGAGCCTGAGCCAGCCTGGCTCCTATCCGGAGCCTGTCCGGGCTCTGCTTGTCCAGTTTGACCGGCTCTTTGCAGAGTTCGAACTGAG CTACGTGTCCTCGCTGGTGGCAGTGAAGTCTCCTGAGGAGATCTACAGGCAGCAGGAGATCATCGTGCTCTTTTGTGAGACAGTGCAGAG agCCCTGCACCTGGGCTACCTGACCCAGGAGATGATCGATGGCTATGAACCCCTGCTGATGTTCACCATCCCTCGCCTAGCCATTATCAG TGGCCTCCTCATCTACCCTGAGGGTCCCCTCAGCCTGGAGCGGAGCCCTGAGCAGATGTCCCGGGTCTTCAGCCCCTTCCACAACCTCCTGAAGAAGATCAG GGACCTGCTGCGCGTGCTGTCGGTGGAGGAGCTCTGCCTGCTGGAGAGGAGCCTGTGCACAGCTGAATCGGAGGATCCCTGCACTCCGACCACCCCCCCAGCTTGGGGAGCAGCGGTGCCCAGAGCAGATGCCCCTGCTCCCTGGGGTCTCCTGGAGGTCCCCTGCgccaccccacagcccctcacCTGCACGGCATGGCTGGGACCCCCTGGCATGGTGAACGACCTGGGCACCAACCGACG cccccagccccctggAAGCAGCCCGGGGCTCGACACCACCCCGGGTGCCTGCAGCTCAGAGCTGCGCTCCCGCTACAGCAGCACCAAGGACATGCTGCACACCCTCTTTGTCTGCATCTCAG GGGTGGCCGATCAGCTCCAGACCAACTTTGCCAGTGACCTGCGGAGCATCTTGAAAACGGTCTTCAAGATTGTCGCCTCGCAGGCAGAGCCCTTGGAGGAGCCGAGTGCCAGCC GAGGTGCCCACCGCCTGCCCGAGTGGGTGCCGGACAGCACGTGCAACCAGTGCTCCACATGCCGCTCACCCTTCACCCTGCTGCGCCGCAGGCACCACTGCCGCAGCTGTGGGAAG ATCTTCTGTGCCCGCTGCTCGCCACATGCTGCGGCGCTGCCGCACTACGGCCAGCTGAAACCTGTGCGCGTCTGCACGCACTGCTACGTCACGCACCTTTCGCCCACGCCCCGGCGCGCCCAGAGCCAGTGA
- the MXD3 gene encoding max dimerization protein 3, with the protein MEPAATSIQVLLQAAEFLERRERGAAGARYPPGLAEAEHGYASLCPARSRRAVGSVRSVHNALEKHRRAQLRCCLERLKQQVPVGTGPARPTTLSLLHRARLHIQRLEAQELRARRAKDQLRNQQRSLRRQLELLLSPDGGERARADSLDSSQLSEPSEGEDAEIEVDGTVFGGDLLPGFGTGRDHSYSSPHSPAS; encoded by the exons atGGAGCCGGCGGCCACCAGCAtccaggtgctgctgcaggcgGCCGAGTTCCTGGAGCGGCGGGAGCGCGGGGCGGCCGGTGCCCGGTACCCGCCGGGCCTGGCCGAGGCCGAGCACGGCTACGCCTCTCTCTGCCCCGCACGGTCCCGCCGGGCCGTGGGCAGCGTCAG GTCGGTTCACAACGCGCTGGAGAAGCACAG GAGAGCCCAGCTCCGGTGCTGCCTGGAGCGGCTGAAGCAGCAGGTGCCGGTGGGCACGGGGCCGGCCCGTCCCACCACGCTGAGCCTCTTGCACCGTGCCCGGCTTCACATCCAG AGGCTGGAGGCGCAGGAGCTGAGGGCGCGGAGGGCCAAGGACCAGCTGCGTAACCAGCAGCGGAGCCTGCGGcggcagctggagctgctgctctcacCCGATGGCGGGGAACGGGCGCGGGCTGACAGCCTGGACTCGTCCCAGCTCTCAGAGCCCTCCGAGGGAG AGGATGCCGAGATAGAGGTGGATGGCACGGTGTTCGGCGGGGACCTGCTGCCCGGCTTCGGCACCGGGAGGGACCACAGCTACTCcagcccccacagccccgcATCCTGA